Proteins from a single region of Sphingomonas sp.:
- a CDS encoding aldo/keto reductase, which yields MEYRTLGQGLQVSAIGIGCMPMISGGNISYGAADRGESIATIHAAIDCGVTFFDTAEMYGPFTNEELVGEAIRGKRDGLVIATKFAMRWDGNNAIGLDGSPDNARRACEGSLRRLGIDTIDLFYQHRVDPKVPIEETVGGMAELVREGKVRHIALSEAGPETLRRAAAVHPIAALQTEYSIWERDVEDEILPVCRELGIGFVPYSPLGRGFLAGGIRSTADLPADDWRHNDPRYSPENLPKNLAIVDVVARVAARHGVSNARIALAWLLAQGDDVVPIPGVKRRATMLDSAGAPDVKLDANDLAELDAAAPRGSTAGPRYAERGMRMVKL from the coding sequence ATGGAATATCGCACGCTCGGCCAGGGTTTGCAGGTTTCGGCAATCGGCATCGGCTGCATGCCGATGATCAGCGGCGGCAACATCTCCTACGGCGCCGCCGATCGCGGCGAATCGATCGCGACGATCCATGCCGCGATCGATTGCGGCGTCACTTTTTTCGACACCGCCGAAATGTATGGTCCTTTCACCAACGAGGAACTGGTCGGCGAGGCGATCCGCGGCAAGCGCGACGGTCTGGTGATCGCCACCAAGTTCGCGATGCGCTGGGACGGCAACAATGCGATTGGGCTCGACGGTAGTCCCGACAATGCCCGGCGCGCGTGCGAGGGCTCGCTCCGGCGGCTGGGCATCGACACGATCGACCTGTTCTACCAGCACCGCGTCGATCCCAAGGTGCCGATCGAGGAGACGGTGGGCGGGATGGCCGAGCTGGTGCGGGAAGGGAAGGTGCGCCACATCGCGCTTTCCGAGGCCGGACCGGAGACCCTGCGCCGCGCCGCCGCGGTGCATCCGATCGCGGCGCTGCAGACCGAATATTCGATCTGGGAGCGCGATGTGGAGGACGAGATCCTGCCGGTCTGCCGCGAACTCGGCATCGGCTTCGTGCCGTATAGCCCGCTCGGCCGCGGTTTCCTTGCCGGCGGCATCCGCAGCACCGCCGATCTGCCCGCCGATGACTGGCGGCACAATGATCCGCGCTATTCGCCGGAGAATTTGCCCAAGAACCTCGCCATCGTCGATGTGGTGGCGAGGGTCGCCGCGCGCCACGGCGTCTCGAACGCGCGGATCGCGCTCGCGTGGCTGCTCGCGCAGGGCGACGATGTGGTTCCGATTCCCGGCGTCAAGCGGCGTGCGACGATGCTGGATTCGGCGGGCGCGCCGGATGTGAAGCTCGACGCCAATGACCTCGCCGAGCTCGACGCCGCCGCGCCGCGCGGATCGACCGCGGGCCCGCGCTATGCCGAGCGGGGGATGCGGATGGTGAAACTCTAG
- the rodA gene encoding rod shape-determining protein RodA codes for MSLVSSDLVPTQISQLPWKIILLVIVIGMFGLVVLYSAASGNIRPWALNQGTRFFIFLAMAIVMSRIPDNFWALGAFPMYIAILVMLVGVELLGAVAGGSQRWLDLGVIRLQPSELMKPVIVMACARFYEILPAGDIRKFGAIWPAAVLIGLPAGLVMLQPDLGTALMITAGGITVMFLAGVPLRLFIGGALAMAVSIPIIVNYVLHDYQRNRVLVFLNPESDPLGTGYHISQSKIAIGSGGWFGKGFLQGTQSHLDYLPEGHTDFALATMMEEWGMMGGAFLIIAFGLLIRWGIGVSVRANSRFSRLTAAGLSATIFYYVAINMAMVMGLAPVVGVPLPLISFGGTATMTFMICLGILMSIDRQNRRVTRW; via the coding sequence ATGAGCCTGGTCAGTTCGGATCTGGTCCCGACCCAGATCTCGCAGCTTCCGTGGAAGATCATCCTGCTGGTCATCGTCATCGGGATGTTCGGGCTGGTCGTGCTCTATTCGGCGGCGAGCGGAAACATCCGCCCCTGGGCGCTCAATCAGGGCACGCGCTTCTTCATCTTCCTGGCGATGGCGATCGTGATGTCGCGCATCCCGGACAATTTCTGGGCGCTCGGCGCCTTCCCGATGTACATCGCCATCCTCGTCATGCTCGTCGGCGTCGAGCTGCTCGGCGCGGTAGCGGGCGGCAGCCAGCGCTGGCTCGACCTCGGCGTCATCCGCCTGCAGCCGTCCGAACTGATGAAGCCGGTGATCGTGATGGCCTGTGCGCGCTTTTACGAGATTCTGCCGGCGGGGGACATCCGCAAGTTCGGGGCGATCTGGCCAGCGGCGGTGCTGATCGGGTTGCCGGCGGGCCTGGTCATGCTCCAGCCCGATCTCGGCACCGCGTTGATGATCACCGCCGGCGGCATAACCGTGATGTTCCTCGCGGGCGTGCCGCTGCGGCTGTTCATCGGCGGCGCGCTGGCCATGGCGGTGTCGATCCCGATCATCGTCAATTATGTGCTCCACGACTATCAGCGCAACCGCGTGCTGGTGTTCCTCAATCCCGAAAGCGATCCGCTCGGCACCGGCTATCATATCAGCCAGTCCAAGATCGCGATCGGATCGGGCGGCTGGTTCGGCAAGGGCTTCCTCCAGGGCACCCAGAGCCACCTCGATTACCTCCCCGAAGGCCATACCGATTTCGCGCTGGCGACGATGATGGAGGAATGGGGGATGATGGGCGGAGCCTTCCTGATCATCGCCTTCGGCCTGCTGATCCGCTGGGGGATCGGCGTCAGCGTGCGCGCCAACAGCCGTTTCTCACGGCTGACCGCAGCCGGCCTGTCGGCGACGATTTTCTATTATGTCGCGATCAACATGGCGATGGTGATGGGGCTGGCGCCGGTCGTCGGCGTGCCGCTGCCGCTGATCAGCTTCGGCGGCACCGCGACGATGACCTTCATGATCTGCCTCGGCATTCTGATGTCGATCGACCGCCAGAACCGCCGGGTGACGCGCTGGTAA